A single genomic interval of Armigeres subalbatus isolate Guangzhou_Male chromosome 1, GZ_Asu_2, whole genome shotgun sequence harbors:
- the LOC134205834 gene encoding nucleic acid dioxygenase ALKBH1: MFQEAFKYYKARNPPPSLDNVIDLCSSGLDHRLKIISPNTTRDDQYAGLIPTKQWHIYELVDRPGLILIANPFTKCAQRHWMARSILDYPKHPNRTNLPETIIDKYGSYSNDDREHFDWWSVAQSIEDSAERAKLWKALRWTTLGYHYDWTNKVYDEAARSEFPPDLAELCRHFAESLGFHCFRPEAAIVNYYPTGSTLAGHTDHSEKNLEAPLFSFSFGQPAIFLIGGPSRDEKPDALLLRSGDVIVMTRESRLCYHAVPKVFPCRESSLQRWAEPEGEDAAGLATEEVPPVANASIRSEYHRNRYWRSTGNGFADYISNSRININIRQVLNEGENHL, encoded by the exons ATCATATCTCCTAACACTACACGAGATGACCAATATGCTGGCTTAATTCCCACGAAACAATGGCACATTTATGAATTGGTTGATCGTCCAGGTCTTATTCTTATCGCAAATCCGTTCACCAAATGTGCCCAACGACATTGGATGGCTCGAAGTATTCTTGACTATCCGAAACATCCTAATAGAACCAATCTTCCCGAAACCATTATTGACAAGTACGGCTCATACTCCAACGATGATCGGGAGCATTTCGATTGGTGGTCCGTGGCTCAATCAATCGAAGATTCGGCAGAACGTGCCAAACTATGGAAAGCTTTGCGCTGGACCACCCTAGGATATCATTACGATTGGACGAACAAAGTCTACGACGAAGCCGCGAGGAGTGAGTTTCCTCCGGATTTGGCAGAACTTTGTCGACATTTTGCTGAATCATTGGGATTCCACTGCTTTCGGCCGGAAGCGGCCATCGTTAATTACTATCCCACCGGAAGTACCCTTGCAGGTCATACGGATCACTCGGAGAAAAACTTGGAGGCACCATTGTTTTCATTCAG CTTTGGCCAACCGGCAATTTTCCTGATCGGTGGCCCTAGTCGGGACGAGAAACCGGATGCACTGTTGCTGCGGAGCGGCGACGTTATCGTTATGACCCGGGAAAGTCGGCTGTGCTATCATGCGGTGCCAAAAGTTTTCCCTTGTCGTGAATCGAGCCTGCAGCGATGGGCGGAACCGGAAGGTGAGGATGCGGCAGGGCTGGCAACGGAAGAGGTTCCTCCGGTGGCGAATGCTTCTATTCGAAGCGAATACCATCGAAACCGGTATTGGCGAAGCACCGGCAACGGTTTCGCTGATTACATTAGTAATAGCCGTATCAACATCAATATTAGACAAGTTCTAAATGAGGGGGAAAATCATTTGTAA